The Alkalihalobacillus sp. LMS6 genomic interval TTTTCGAAGACGAATTCTCTTTCCGATTTCAGAGCGAATAAAACCTTTCGCCTTTTCTAAACCAGCAAGGGTTGCTTTTTGTTCTTCATCGTCACCAAGTACAGTAATAAATGCTGTCGCTTGTTGTAAATCTCCCGTTACATCGACACCTGTCACAGTAACAAATTTCACTCGAGGATCTTTAATTTCACGTAGAAGAATATCACTAAGTTCTTTTTTCATTTGTTCGCCGACTCGCTCAGCACGATTGTTCGCCATGATCTACACCTCTATCTCTCTGACTATAGACAACAATTCCGAACTACATGTCGGTAGTTCTACTCTTGTTTTTCCTACCCATTTATGGGATGCCCTTTTCTTAAAAGGATTAAACCCATTCCCAGTCTGTTTGTGTTCGCTCCACCTGATCGTGTTGATCAATTAGGTGGAGCGCTCTCTGTATCTCTGCTTCCAAGCTTTGTTTTGACGAATTAACGGCGGCAATCGTTAGCTCTGCTCGTTGCCATAAATGTTGATGATCGGTCTCAGCAACACTAACATTAAATCGCTGCCGCATTCTCGTTACGATGCTTTTCAATACAGACCGCTTTTCCTTTAACGACTGCGCCATAAAGATAAAGCACTCACAACGGACAACCGCTACGTGCATTAGCGCTTAATTTCTTCCATGACGTAAGCTTCAATAATGTCGCCTTCTTTAATGTCGTTGAATTTCTCAAGCGTAATTCCACACTCATAGCCTGCAGCTACTTCTTTTGCATCGTCTTTAAAACGTTTCAACGCATTTAATTCACCTTCATACACGACAATGCCATCGCGAATTAAGCGAACAGATGAGTGACGGGTAATTTTTCCTTCTGTTACGTAAGAACCAGCAATTGTACCGACTTTTGATACTTTGAACGTCGTACGGACTTCAACTTGCCCGATTACTTTTTCTTCAAATTCTGGGTCTAATGCACCCTTCATTGCCTGTTCAATCTCATCAATTGCGTTATAAATAACACGGTGCAAACGAATATCTACATTTTCAACTTCTGCAACACGCTTAGCGTTCACATCAGGACGAACGTTAAAGCCAATCACAATTGCGTTTGATGCAGAAGCAAGAATAATATCAGACTCCGTAATGGCACCCGCACCTGTGTGTATAATGTTCACTTTCACACCGGCTACGTCAATTTTTTCAAGAGAGCCTCTCATCGCTTCAACAGAACCTTGTACGTCCGCTTTAATGATGACGTTGATATCTTTAATATCGCCTTGCTGGATTTGATTAAAGAGATCATCAAGACTTACTTTTGATGTTTCTGAAAGATTTTGCTCACGATAACGTGCCATTAATCCTTCCCCAACTTGACGTGCTTTCTTCTCATCTTTAAACGCTTGGAAACGATCACCAGCTTGTGGTACATCATTCAACCCGGTAATTTCAACTGGTGCAGAAGGTCCAACCGTTTTAACGCGGCGGCCAAGATCGTTAACAAGGGCACGTACGCGACCGAATGTGCTTCCTACAACGACTGCATCCCCTACATTAAGCGTTCCGCTTTGAACGAGAAGGGTTGCAACTGGTCCTCTTCCTTTGTCTAGCTGTGCTTCAACAACTGTACCTGTTGCAAGTTTTTCTGGATTTGCTTTTAATTCCTCTACTTCTGATACAAGTAGAATCATTTCAATCAGCTCATCAATTCCGTCTCCATTTAATGCAGATACATTAACAAAAATTGTGTCTCCGCCCCATGCTTCTGGGACTAATTCAAATTCTGTTAACTCTTGCATCACTCGGTCAGGATTTGCTGATTCTTTATCCATTTTGTTAACAGCAATAATAATTGGTACTTCTGCTGCTTTCGCATGGCTAATCGCTTCTTTCGTTTGCGGCATAACGCCATCATCTGCAGCGACAACAATAATTGCAATATCCGTAACTTGAGCACCTCGTGCACGCATCGTTGTAAACGCGGCGTGACCCGGTGTATCAAGGAAAGTAATTTTCTTGTCGTTTTGCTCAATTTGATAGGCACCAATATGCTGCGTGATGCCGCCAGCTTCTCCAGCCGTTACTTTTGTGTTACGAATTGAATCAAGAAGCGTCGTTTTCCCGTGGTCAACGTGTCCCATAATCGTTACAACAGGCGGTCGTTCTTGAAGTTCTTCTTCTTTATCCTCACTGTCGTATAGCTCAATATCAAGTTCATCCACAAACACTTCTTCTTCTACAGCAACTCCATAGTCAGCAGCAAGAAGCTCAATTGTATCTTTATCTAACTCTTGGTTAATCGTTGCCATAACACCAAGCTTCATTAATTTCTTAATAAGCTCAGACGCTTCACGGTGAAGCTTCGCAGCAAGTTCACTTACGGATAAGCTACCAGAAATCATAATTTTTTCAGGTAAAGGCATTTGCTGATGGTTCGGACGATTTTGTGGTCCACCACGTTTCTTTCCTCGTCCTTGATGACGACGGTTGTTGTTACCTGGTCTACCTTGATTCCGGTTTCCTGGGCCACCGCCTGGACGATTTCCTTGATTGCGGTTTGGTTGGTTGCGATTTCCGCTACCTTGACTAGCATTTCCTTGTTGTCCTGCGGGTTTCTTATCTTTCGGTCGATCATCTGTTTTTTTATTCATACGGTTTTGATCTCCATTTCCTCCAGAAGCCTGTACTTGTTGATTGGCTTTCTTTAATGTCTCCTCTTCCACAGTCGACATATGGTTTGACACGTTTTCACCCATGGCTTTCAGTTTTTCAATCAGTTGTTTGCTTTGAACTTGATTTGCTTTTGCGTATTCATGAATTCGCATTTTTGACATATACATACCTCCATTATTGGTTCAGTAATGCAGCAATTTTCTTAGCAAACCCTTTACTTCGAATACCTATAACGACACGTGCTTCTTTTCCAATTGCTGACCCGAGTTCATAGCGGTCATTTGGTGAATAAACTGGAATGTTGTAGTAGCTACATTTATCTCGCACTTTTTTTTCAGTGTTTGCACTTGCATCATTTGCTAGTAATACAATTGCCACATTGCCTTTACGGACAGCTTCTAACGTAAGTTCTTCCCCTGTTACTAGCTCTCCTGCGCGCATGCAAAGTCCGAGTGTAGATAAATATCGTTGGTTTGGGTTCATTTCTTTTTAACCTTTTTCAAATCGGCTAAAAGCTGATCGTACACTTCTGCCGACACTTTCACTTGTAAGTGTCGTGTCAAACTATCTCTTTTTTTCGCCATCTCAAATACGTCTTCATTGTGTGATAGGTAGGCTCCTCGACCGTTTTTCTTACCAGTCGGGTCAAGCTCTACAGTTCCTTCAGGTGTACGAACAATTCGAATCAGTTCACCTTTAGGTTTCATTTCATTTGTGACGATACATTTTCTAAGCGGTATTTTCCGTTGCTTCATCGACATCTCCCGCCTTACTTTAGTTCATCCAATTCTTCTTCTAAAAGAACGTCCGTCAATTCCTCATCACCATCAAGCAAGCCTAGTTCTCTTGCTTCTGTTTCATTCTTGATATCAATTTTCCAACCGGTTAATTTTGCTGCTAAGCGTGCGTTTTGCCCGCGCTTTCCAATTGCTAAAGAGAGTTGATAATCTGGAACAATCACTTGAGTCATCTTTTCATCTTCGTTTACATTTACGCGCATAACTTTTGCCGGACTAAGCGCGTTTGCAATATAAACAACTGGATCTTCAGACCATTGGACAATGTCAATTTTCTCGCCTTTCAATTCATCCACGATGGTTTGCACTCGTTGTCCTCTTTGCCCAACACATGCACCAACAGAGTCCACTTCAGGATTATCAGAATGAACCGCAATCTTAGAGCGATCGCCAGCTTCTCTTGAAACGGATTTAATTTCAACCGTTCCATCATAAATTTCCGGTACTTCAAGCTCAAATAAACGTTTTAATAAACCTGGATGCGTACGGGAAATTAAAATTTGTGGGCCTTTTGTTGTTTTTTCGACTTTTGTAATATACGCTTTAATGCGGTCGTTGTGTCGATACACTTCATTCGGCATTTGTTCTGTTAGCGGCAGTAGCGCTTCTACTTTTCCGAGGTCAACATAAATAAAACGGTGGTCTTGTCGTTGAACAATTCCGTTCATAATATCTTCTTCACGATCAATAAAATCTGAATAAATAATACCACGTTCGGCTTCACGCACTCGTTGTGTTACAACTTGTTTTGCCGTTTGTGCTGCAATTCGCCCGAAGTCTTTCGGCGTCACTTCAATCTCCACAACATCATCCACTTCATAGTTTGGATTGATGACCTGTGCTTCATCTTCTGATATTTCAAGCCGTTTATCAAACACTTCTTCAACAACAACTTTTCGCGCAAATACGCGAATACTGCCGTTCGTACGATTCACATCAACACGAACGTTTTGTGCTTGACCGAAGTTTCGCTTATAACCAGAAATGAGTGCCGCTTCAATGGCTTCAATGATGACTTCTTTTTTTATCCCTTTGTCAGCTTCAAGGGTAGTTAAAGCTTCCATAAATTCACTATTCATGGATAGCACCTCCTTCATTTTCTTCACCTAGAACAGAATCGATAAACGGATATTTGCAACCTTCTCATATGGAATCGTTTTAATGACTGTACGAGTTTTCACTTTCGTTTCAATCGTTAATTCATCGTTTTGAAACGAAGATAGTACACCTTCAAACGCCTTTTCTCCATCTAGAGGTTCATAGGTCGTCACGTAAACGCCTTTTCCAACTGCTTTTTCTACATCAGCTTTTTTCTTAAGCGGTCGTTCTGCACCTGGAGAAGATACTTCAAGAAAATAGGCTTCTGTAATCGGATCCGCTTCATCTAACTGTTCACTAAGCTTCTCACTGACTTTTTCACAGTCATCTAGATCGACGCCTTTATCAGAATCAATATAAACGCGTAAAAACCAGTTCGGTCCTTCTTTTTTGTATTCTACTTCTACTAACTCAAGCTGTAATTCTTCTACAATTGGAAGGACCAATTGTTCTACTTTACTAGAGACGATTTTACTCAAACATCTGTCCCTCCTTATACATAATAAAAAACGTATACCACTCATAAGCATACGTATCAGGCATATCCAACTTTTCATGCGCCTAGCGAGTTTGCGAACAAAAAGAGTGGGTTGCCCCACTCTTTCATCACTTCGTATGCTAACTATTACCATAAACGATTTTATCACATGAATTGGTCTCACGCAAGGCTTGTTCTCGTTCCTAAAACAACGATAGTTGATTTGACTCCGGTAGTTCATGTAAACAACCATGGTCCGATAAATTTTCCACAACGGTTTTTGTTAATTTTGCTCGTTGTTGTAAATCTTCTTTTGACAAGAAATGACCGTTTTCACGAGCCTTCACAATGTTCAAAGCAGCGTTTGTACCGACACCATTTAATGAATTAAATGGCGGCAGTAGCGTATCGCCATCAACGATAAACTCAGTTGCCGACGATTTATATAAGTCTACTTTCTGGAACCCGAACCCTCGTTCACACATTTCTAAGGAAAGTTCAAGAACCGTTAATACGGCTTTTTCTTTTGGAGCAGCGTCTAAACCTTTAGCGTTAATTTCATCAATTTTTGCTTTGATTGAGCTCGAACCTTTGATCATTACATCCATTTCAAAGTCATCTGCTCGAACCGTGAAGTATGTCGCGTAATAAAGAATAGGGTGGTGGACCTTGAAATAAGCAATTCGAACAGCCATCAACACATAAGCGGCTGCGTGGGCTTTCGGGAACATGTACTTAATTTTTGTACATGAATCAATGTACCAATCTGGCACATTATGCTTCTTCATTTCTTCAACCCACTCTGGTTGCAATCCTTTTCCTTTTCGAACGAACTCCATAATTTTAAAGGCAAGCGAAGATTCGAGCCCTTTATAAATTAAATAAACCATTATGTCATCACGACAACCAATGACATCTTTAAGCTCACAAGTGCCATTGTATATTAACTCATTTGCATTTCCTAACCAGACGTCTGTCCCGTGGGAAAGTCCAGATATTTGTAAGAGCTCAGAAAATGTACTTGGTTTCGTTTCTTCAAGCATTTGTCGTACAAAGCGTGTGCCAAATTCAGGAATGCCAAGCGTCCCGGTTTTACACATAATTTGTTCTTCCGTTACACCTAAAATTTCCGGTGACGCAAAAATTTTCATTACGTCTGGATCATCGGTTGGAATTGTCTTTGGATCAATCCCAGATAAATCCTGCAACATCCGAATTGCAGTCGGATCATCGTGTCCAAGAATATCAAGTTTGAGCAAATTATCATGAATGGAATGGAAATCAAAATGCGTCGTTTTCCATTCTGCATTTTTATCATCTGCCGGGAATTGAATTGGTGAAAAGTCATGAATATCTTTGTAATCTGGCACAACAATAATACCACCAGGGTGCTGACCTGTTGTACGTTTTACGCCTGTACAACCTGACACGAGTCGATCGATTTCTGCCCCTCTCATTAAGAGGTCGTGGTCATTTTGATAGCCTTTTACAAAGCCATATGCGGTTTTTTCAGCAACGGTACCAATCGTTCCAGCACGATAGACATACTCTTCTCCAAATAAATCTTTTGTATAGGCGTGCGCTCGTGGCTGATATTCACCAGAGAAATTCAAATCGATATCCGGTACTTTATCTCCTTTAAAGCCTAAAAACGTTTCGAAAGGAATATCTTGTCCGTCTTTTTGATAATACGAGCCACATTCTGGGCAACTCGCATCAGGTAAATCATATCC includes:
- the rnpM gene encoding RNase P modulator RnpM; translation: MKQRKIPLRKCIVTNEMKPKGELIRIVRTPEGTVELDPTGKKNGRGAYLSHNEDVFEMAKKRDSLTRHLQVKVSAEVYDQLLADLKKVKKK
- a CDS encoding DUF503 domain-containing protein gives rise to the protein MHVAVVRCECFIFMAQSLKEKRSVLKSIVTRMRQRFNVSVAETDHQHLWQRAELTIAAVNSSKQSLEAEIQRALHLIDQHDQVERTQTDWEWV
- the rimP gene encoding ribosome maturation factor RimP: MSKIVSSKVEQLVLPIVEELQLELVEVEYKKEGPNWFLRVYIDSDKGVDLDDCEKVSEKLSEQLDEADPITEAYFLEVSSPGAERPLKKKADVEKAVGKGVYVTTYEPLDGEKAFEGVLSSFQNDELTIETKVKTRTVIKTIPYEKVANIRLSILF
- a CDS encoding YlxQ family RNA-binding protein; protein product: MNPNQRYLSTLGLCMRAGELVTGEELTLEAVRKGNVAIVLLANDASANTEKKVRDKCSYYNIPVYSPNDRYELGSAIGKEARVVIGIRSKGFAKKIAALLNQ
- the infB gene encoding translation initiation factor IF-2: MSKMRIHEYAKANQVQSKQLIEKLKAMGENVSNHMSTVEEETLKKANQQVQASGGNGDQNRMNKKTDDRPKDKKPAGQQGNASQGSGNRNQPNRNQGNRPGGGPGNRNQGRPGNNNRRHQGRGKKRGGPQNRPNHQQMPLPEKIMISGSLSVSELAAKLHREASELIKKLMKLGVMATINQELDKDTIELLAADYGVAVEEEVFVDELDIELYDSEDKEEELQERPPVVTIMGHVDHGKTTLLDSIRNTKVTAGEAGGITQHIGAYQIEQNDKKITFLDTPGHAAFTTMRARGAQVTDIAIIVVAADDGVMPQTKEAISHAKAAEVPIIIAVNKMDKESANPDRVMQELTEFELVPEAWGGDTIFVNVSALNGDGIDELIEMILLVSEVEELKANPEKLATGTVVEAQLDKGRGPVATLLVQSGTLNVGDAVVVGSTFGRVRALVNDLGRRVKTVGPSAPVEITGLNDVPQAGDRFQAFKDEKKARQVGEGLMARYREQNLSETSKVSLDDLFNQIQQGDIKDINVIIKADVQGSVEAMRGSLEKIDVAGVKVNIIHTGAGAITESDIILASASNAIVIGFNVRPDVNAKRVAEVENVDIRLHRVIYNAIDEIEQAMKGALDPEFEEKVIGQVEVRTTFKVSKVGTIAGSYVTEGKITRHSSVRLIRDGIVVYEGELNALKRFKDDAKEVAAGYECGITLEKFNDIKEGDIIEAYVMEEIKR
- the rbfA gene encoding 30S ribosome-binding factor RbfA; translated protein: MANNRAERVGEQMKKELSDILLREIKDPRVKFVTVTGVDVTGDLQQATAFITVLGDDEEQKATLAGLEKAKGFIRSEIGKRIRLRKTPELSFSIDESIQYGNRIESLLREVKSDNENQ
- the nusA gene encoding transcription termination factor NusA produces the protein MNSEFMEALTTLEADKGIKKEVIIEAIEAALISGYKRNFGQAQNVRVDVNRTNGSIRVFARKVVVEEVFDKRLEISEDEAQVINPNYEVDDVVEIEVTPKDFGRIAAQTAKQVVTQRVREAERGIIYSDFIDREEDIMNGIVQRQDHRFIYVDLGKVEALLPLTEQMPNEVYRHNDRIKAYITKVEKTTKGPQILISRTHPGLLKRLFELEVPEIYDGTVEIKSVSREAGDRSKIAVHSDNPEVDSVGACVGQRGQRVQTIVDELKGEKIDIVQWSEDPVVYIANALSPAKVMRVNVNEDEKMTQVIVPDYQLSLAIGKRGQNARLAAKLTGWKIDIKNETEARELGLLDGDEELTDVLLEEELDELK